One genomic window of Plasmodium gaboni strain SY75 chromosome Unknown, whole genome shotgun sequence includes the following:
- a CDS encoding rhoptry neck protein 5 has product MLKYTLLIYIIAGYFISEISNKLLDISLPRNVFKNPKPFKKNEIKKGIDKDEKSIMKNVDSIDVMFEPKVKRFVPSRTRKTHVVGGLSQSISDLGDVEKSKYEKAVRFFQNIKNEMFNMSSKINQQLDRQDVSSLNNFKRASEVLKESLATMHSLDIIRNDASIDFSKYTLDWYSKATMREKYSIEKSIQKIMNKLFKKAQKKKKNMKKKKI; this is encoded by the exons atgttgAAATACACATTGctcatatatatcattGCGGGTTATTTCATATCAGAAATATCAA ACAAACTTTTAGATATAAGTCTTCCACGAAATGTCTTTAAAAATCCAAAAccatttaaaaaaaatgagatAAAAAAGg GCATTGATAAGGATGAAAAGTCtattatgaaaaatgtAGACTCAATAGATGTTATGTTCGAACCAAAGGTTAAAAGGTTCGTCCCTTCTAGGACTAGAAAAACTCATGTTGTAG GTGGTCTTAGTCAAAGTATATCTGACCTAGGAg ATGTGGAAAAGAGCAAATATGAGAAAg CCGTACGATTCTTTCAGAATATAAAGAATGAAATGTTTAATATGTCATCAAAAATTAATCAACAACTAGATAGACAAGATGTAAGTTCATTGAATAATTTTAAGAGAGCATCTGAAGTACTCAAAGAAAGTCTAGCTACAATGCATTCATTGGATATTATTAGAAATGATGCCAGCATAGATTTCTCAa aATATACATTGGACTGGTATTCCAAAGCCACAATGAGAGAAAAATATTCCATTgaaaaaa GCATACAAAAGATAATGAATAAGCTTTTTAAAAAGGcacaaaaaaagaaaaaaaatatgaagaagaaaaagatag